Proteins encoded together in one Macrobrachium rosenbergii isolate ZJJX-2024 chromosome 45, ASM4041242v1, whole genome shotgun sequence window:
- the LOC136829730 gene encoding serine-rich adhesin for platelets-like isoform X6 produces the protein MGDRQRNFAQYATALNQYANFNNDGERSSRERGDGGPGSGPGGSSNSGAGSSSGSGGASHGGTASAGNAALWGELSRTLQYNNYPGFGTAWQGGGGDMRLYGYGGYGEGQVDGRGEGRPEGRSEGRRVPSKGETKATPPLPPGMGASMGSALASLQQLVASGGADAANVYRSFLAARQYAAAAAALSALPAAPPPSINPAALHAASALSGHHQQQQQHQQQQRRQQQQHHQQQLQQQQQAAAFVAAATAGLNGEGLGMHGASRMQQPSPQGRKCTPVPADIRHDDPLPSPGRTRSHPPPTINNQETVCTPVIGKGSFEPPPGVGDGGGDMGSDGRRVQSGSESEGDQRIRHRRKQEQPRRQSVIYPVAMQSESGGGGDSSSDDSQGYDVLLTRNAVEHRDSPHDSVHSNSPVDPALRLSRETFPAQGMSQAMSHALAHPFLAAHLNASQLLQVAQTTPPPTKQDVPPAPSPHSQTHQLQVRTDLLEPHPKEAETSYPSQDPPPRSLTQPQISLPEVDIRSVRTPPSNASLDSNVAPVKKRRCSPSYMENDTVVSDSMVGKTSVSEVSSRSDGGGSNSLSSTSYNQTREESTAHTISPNVESTPVNGLSGSCEAVEKNASSSGSDSQSSLNVSMQSCETEKALNRSLDKSDQDFYNGDNEMLYSPRKRNRKRKSESEAVVEVETTVIEGQLDESAESKRRTRQKRAISYVEDGTDPVLEMNEDSSPDATPVKKKGRRPKEVRERTDSESNPSPEQPQMTEAPTSPPVLPPPPLPPPQPSSGPQEESPPKSMHNSPPSRGRGRGLYRGAPRGRGRLPMTADSHEFSSITEPLHVDTSLAMEPDLRVPGPPPITPSSCSPDVYDFNDTDSDGVGRGKKGKRGRKKGFSPKKNNKQSPVEAAKANISPRSRDTMVKSPKSPKFFSSSRSPVSDRNKEWLRGVSPPVRDLSKSLSEVSCNEGGTYNHAPSLDGKSSDVLQNSESCDSLTTDNAKLDVNVTSPRRSTRRVKPREMDSSLLDVKGDDSSDVSLQSLPSNSKLNTSFSGSILNNAQNSEEKIEKDESPSRGSDVADGSPSSRVRRRGRRPLDQSDMMAGQALNSEIDNVSTPEKSLPTSVDSAITDDGHTKVSDSISVDEKCNSVPPVKKGRRGRPRKGIKVESPGAAAKGKGKGRGKKRKRKFTPFPKGTKKKLFVGGNETNELPEETSQYQSVPEDDVYDDAEDSAENDIQEVSSCDVESTSEEKTGALHLTNDALKPEGSLLQTKPNKVTDVSSLSNEKSSSSCDVPQNEMVLKSSDTPESVGETLTVIAQMEEAESRVKRLRGRRTSAKQDGKAESELMKPKEEELDTNEVIKGSKHEPDVEECIPKEKPSIQTASVEVNESVPDKQENKETRQSPTLKTLVDSKSVTPNKSAISGIQDKCKVDGMSLPYLRRKGPDFEKESFGSQFKAFVENDKSLETQEYTNNEFPEHKDMQNSRRDHSSSSGTGSDAAEGITVPVAAEVKNFGDQVPSESQIIGAKPVEIQKAVVRQVEAEVKVHCSQSEKSEIDSKENLKGTSVEQDTKADCEEKPTLQDLGSMSGEKKPDTENSLVPISSNSQPVIKEDDTSKNSVPGIPSDMLLDVPEASANIPLPPPDAMEVPQGTDMDVDAETVENIAKFLEETASTIPGATEENYNEKRPKRSSRPPRNMDDNEMNDLLMLLNMEDEESEDEDYVPKDLENLDSTAESDDGVDSDGNDDDDDDDESGADYESEGRGGSTLSNFLELAGDAGGDNDKVPSSFKHGKGSAAKSKGLKNGKGKKYKNDTSSAKKGKVKGKVKYNSKGRHDDDVKRKGDDGKKKGEGERKGPYIRVDPSTSGEVIVNTPYRDEEEQDKQVRKLNIQFYCKIEAKQKTAKVGYNSTLHNNYDAFSKDTTWFCSFCKNYSHTWKLGDLFGPYFIEGLTLRKKKYPKVIEGQVVESTSPNEVGRFKKRPPRRESTSDVPGESKKCRPGSKEVGPQQIQDTSNPISTSNTKEGSTGDPITPVTAPAEARPPGTECWVHESCLLWSPGVHIINSKLCGLEEAVIHAQDSVCTNCSEAGATIGCLGKGCPLMVHVPCATQLHWTLDRQTFMSFCPKHSTLT, from the exons ATGGGTGACAGACAGCGTAATTTTGCGCAGTATGCCACAGCTCTAAATCAGTATGCAA ACTTTAACAATGATGGAGAACGAAGTAGCCGGGAGAGGGGAGACGGGGGCCCTGGTTCTGGCCCCGGTGGAAGCAGCAATAGTGGTGCCGGAAGCAGCAGTGGCAGTGGAGGTGCTAGTCATGGGGGGACGGCGTCTGCTGGAAATGCTGCACTGTGGGGCGAGTTGAGTAGGACCCTGCAGTACAACAACTACCCAGGTTTTGGTACAGCATGGCAAG GAGGTGGAGGTGATATGAGGCTCTATGGCTACGGTGGATATGGAGAAGGACAGGTGGATGGCCGTGGAGAAGGCCGCCCAGAGGGTCGAAGTGAGGGTCGCCGAGTTCCAAGCAAGGGGGAGACGAAGGCTACGCCACCTCTGCCCCCAGGCATGGGAGCAAGCATGGGGTCAGCTTTGGCCTCCCTTCAGCAGCTTGTGGCCAGTGGAGGAGCGGATGCAGCTAATGTTTACAGAAGTTTCTTGGCAGCTCGGCAATATGCTGCTGCAGCCGCTGCCCTCAGTGCCCTTCCAGCTGCGCCTCCACCATCCATAAATCCTGCTGCTCTTCATGCTGCAAGTGCATTGTCTGGCCAccaccagcaacaacaacagcatcagcagcagcagagaagaCAGCAACAGCAACACCATCAACAGcagctgcaacaacaacaacaggcaGCTGCGTTTGTAGCCGCAGCCACAGCTGGTCTTAATGGAGAAGGGTTAGGAATGCACGGAGCCTCACGCATGCAACAACCTTCTCCGCAGGGAAGGAAGTGCACCCCAGTCCCAGCTGATATCCGACATGACGACCCTCTGCCATCACCAGGTAGGACTCGCTCCCACCCTCCTCCAACAATCAATAACCAGGAGACGGTATGTACTCCTGTGATTGGAAAAGGAAGCTTTGAGCCACCTCCTGGAGTTGGAGATGGTGGCGGCGACATGGGAAGTGATGGCAGGCGAGTGCAGAGTGGCAGTGAGAGTGAGGGCGATCAGAGAATCAGGCACAGACGTAAGCAAGAGCAGCCCAGGCGTCAGAGTGTCATATACCCCGTTGCTATGCAATCTGAGAGTGGAGGTGGAGGAGACTCGAGTTCAGATGATTCTCAGGGTTATGACGTTCTCCTTACTCGGAACGCCGTCGAACACAGAGACTCTCCTCACGATTCCGTGCACAGTAACTCGCCGGTAGACCCAGCTTTACGGCTGTCTCGAGAGACGTTCCCTGCTCAGGGAATGAGTCAGGCTATGAGTCATGCTCTAGCTCATCCTTTCTTGGCAGCTCACCTGAATGCCAGTCAGCTACTGCAGGTAGCTCAGACAACTCCTCCACCCACAAAGCAGGATGTGCCCCCTGCGCCTTCCCCTCATTCTCAAACGCACCAGTTGCAAGTTCGGACAGACCTGCTGGAACCGCATCCAAAGGAAGCAGAGACATCATATCCCTCACAGGACCCTCCGCCTCGCTCCCTCACGCAACCACAGATATCCCTGCCAGAGGTGGACATTCGTAGTGTACGGACCCCTCCTAGTAATGCTTCTTTAGATAGCAATGTTGCACCTGTTAAAAAGAGGAGATGTTCTCCTAGTTATATGGAAAATGACACTGTTGTCAGTGACAGTATGGTGGGAAAGACTAGTGTGAGTGAAGTAAGTTCAAGGAGTGATGGTGGGGGGAGTAATAGTCTATCTAGTACGAGTTATAACCAGACGAGAGAGGAAAGTACTGCACATACTATAAGTCCCAATGTAGAAAGCACCCCTGTAAATGGTCTTAGTGGATCTTGTGAGGCTGTGGAGAAGAATgctagtagtagtggtagtgacAGTCAGTCTTCGTTAAATGTGAGCATGCAAAGTTGTGAAACAGAAAAAGCATTGAATAGAAGTTTAGATAAAAGTGATCAAGATTTTTATAATGGTGATAATGAAATGCTGTACAGTCCTAGAAAGCGAAACAGGAAGAGGAAATCTGAAAGTGAAGCTGTAGTGGAAGTAGAGACCACTGTTATTGAAGGGCAGCTTGATGAGAGTGCAGAGAGTAAAAGGAGAACTAGGCAAAAGAGAGCCATTTCCTACGTTGAAGATGGCACAGACCCAGTGCTGGAGATGAATGAGGATTCTTCTCCTGATGCAACCCCagtgaaaaagaaagggagaagaccAAAGGAAGTTCGTGAAAGGACTGACAGTGAAAGTAATCCCAGTCCTGAGCAGCCACAAATGACTGAAGCTCCAACAAGTCCCCCTGTACTGCCACCCCCACCCCTGCCACCTCCCCAACCATCGTCAGGTCCTCAGGAAGAATCACCACCCAAGTCTATGCATAATTCTCCCCCAAGTAGAGGGCGAGGAAGGGGCCTCTATCGTGGTGCCCCCAGGGGTAGAGGCAGATTGCCAATGACAGCAGATTCCCACGAATTCTCAAGTATCACTGAACCTTTGCACGTTGATACATCTCTTGCCATGGAGCCTGATTTAAGAGTTCCAGGTCCCCCTCCCATAACCCCTTCTTCTTGCAGCCCAGATGTGTATGACTTCAATGACACTGATAGTGATGGTGTAGGTCGAGGGAAGAagggcaagagagggagaaagaagggaTTTAGcccaaagaaaaacaataagCAGTCTCCCGTGGAAGCAGCGAAAGCCAATATTAGTCCTAGATCTCGTGATACAATGGTAAAATCTCCTAAGTCACCCAAGTTTTTTTCAAGCTCTCGGAGCCCAGTGTCAGACCGTAACAAGGAATGGCTCCGAGGAGTATCTCCTCCTGTTCGAGACTTATCAAAAAGTTTGTCAGAGGTTTCTTGCAATGAAGGTGGCACTTACAACCATGCACCTTCCCTTGATGGTAAATCATCTGATGTTTTACAGAATTCTGAGAGTTGTGATAGTTTGACCACTGATAATGCAAAATTAGATGTTAATGTTACTTCTCCACGTAGAAGTACCCGTAGAGTTAAGCCTCGAGAGATGGACTCCTCGTTGTTGGATGTCAAAGGAGATGACTCCTCTGATGTGAGTCTTCAGTCACTCCCCAGTAATTCAAAACTTAACACTTCGTTCTCAGGGTCTATCCTAAACAATGCACAAAATTCGGAAGAGAAGATTGAAAAAGATGAGTCGCCCTCACGTGGGTCAGACGTAGCTGATGGTTCTCCAAGCAGTCGtgtacgaagaagaggaaggagacctTTAGATCAAAGTGACATGATGGCTGGTCAGGCTTTGAACAGTGAAATTGATAATGTTTCAACCCCAGAGAAAAGTCTTCCCACTAGTGTGGACTCTGCAATAACAGATGATGGACACACGAAAGTTTCAGACAGTATTAGTGTTGATGAGAAATGTAATTCTGTTCCCCCTGTCAAGAAGGGGAGGCGAGGAAGACCACGCAAAGGTATAAAAGTGGAGAGCCCAGGAGCAGCTGCtaagggtaaggggaaggggaggggcaagAAACGTAAGAGAAAATTCACACCCTTTCCAAAGGGGACTAAAAAGAAACTATTTGTTGGTGGCAATGAAACTAATGAGCTTCCAGAAGAAACCAGTCAGTATCAGTCAGTACCTGAAGATGATGTTTATGATGATGCTGAAGATTCAGCCGAGAACGATATACAGGAGGTCAGTTCATGTGATGTAGAGAGTACCTCCGAAGAGAAAACTGGAGCATTGCATCTTACCAACGATGCTTTGAAACCTGAGGGTTCGTTGCTTCAGACCAAACCAAACAAAGTAACAGATGTGAGTTCTTTAAGTAATGAAAAGTCATCTAGTTCCTGTGATGTCCCACAAAATGAGATGGTCTTGAAATCCTCAGATACACCAGAGTCTGTTGGGGAAACTTTAACTGTGATAGCACAAATGGAGGAAGCAGAATCTCGTGTCAAGAGGTTACGAGGAAGAAGGACAAGCGCCAAGCAAGACGGTAAGGCAGAGTCTGAGCTGATGAAACCGAAAGAGGAAGAACTTGATACAAATGAAGTTATAAAAGGCTCCAAACATGAGCCAGATGTGGAAGAATGTATCCCAAAGGAGAAACCTTCTATACAAACTGCCAGTGTAGAAGTCAACGAATCTGTTcctgataaacaagaaaacaaggaaactCGCCAAAGTCCAACTTTAAAAACGCTTGTTGACAGTAAGTCTGTTACCCCAAACAAAAGTGCAATCTCAGGTATCCAGGACAAATGCAAAGTTGACGGGATGTCACTGCCTTACCTTAGGAGGAAAGGGCCAGATTTTGAGAAGGAGTCCTTTGGAAGTCAGTTCAAAGCATTCGTAGAGAATGATAAATCTTTAGAAACACaggaatatacaaataatgaatTTCCAGAGCATAAAGATATGCAAAATTCCAGAAGGGATCATAGTAGCTCCTCTGGAACTGGAAGTGATGCAGCTGAAGGCATTACAGTACCTGTTGCAGCAGAGGTTAAGAATTTTGGCGATCAGGTGCCTTCAGAAAGTCAGATAATTGGGGCAAAGCCAGTTGAAATTCAAAAGGCTGTTGTCAGGCAAGTAGAGGCAGAAGTCAAGGTGCATTGCTCTCAGTCTGAAAAGTCTGAAATTGACTCCaaggaaaatttgaaaggaaCATCTGTTGAGCAAGACACTAAGGCAGATTGTGAGGAAAAGCCCACTCTTCAGGATCTGGGATCCATGTCTGGTGAGAAGAAGCCCGATACTGAGAACTCTCTAGTACCCATAAGTAGCAATTCACAACCTGTAATAAAAGAAGATGATACCTCCAAAAATTCTGTTCCTGGTATTCCTTCGGACATGTTACTAGATGTTCCAGAGGCCTCGGCCAACATACCGCTCCCTCCTCCAGATGCGATGGAGGTCCCTCAAGGCACAGATATGGATGTAGATGCAGAGacagttgaaaatattgcaaaatttttaGAGGAGACAGCTTCCACTATACCTGGTGCTACCGAAGAGAATTACAATGAGAAACGTCCTAAGCGCTCGTCACGTCCCCCAAGGAACATGGATGATAATGAGATGAATGATCTGTTGATGTTACTCAACATGGAAGATGAAGAAAGTGAAGATGAAGATTACGTACCCAAGGACCTTGAAAACTTGGATAGCACTGCTGAGAGTGATGATGGAGTAGATAGTGATGgaaatgatgatgacgacgatgatgatgaaagcGGTGCAGACTATGAAAGTGAGGGTCGTGGTGGTAGTACACTGAGTAATTTCCTGGAATTGGCAGGTGATGCGGGTGGTGATAATGACAAGGTGCCAAGTAGTTTCAAACATGGAAAAGGTTCCGCTGCCAAATCAAAGGGACTCAAAAATGGGAAGGGCAAGAAATACAAGAATGACACTTCCAGTGCCAAGaaaggaaaggtgaaaggaaaagtGAAGTACAATAGCAAAGGGAGACATGATGATGATGTGAAGAGGAAGGGGGATGATGGGAAGAAAAAGGGTGAGGGTGAGAGAAAGGGTCCGTACATTCGGGTTGATCCAAGTACATCGGGAGAGGTCATTGTTAATACTCCTTACCGTGATGAAGAGGAGCAGGACAAACAGGTGCGGAAGTTGAACATTCAGTTTTACTGTAAAATTGAAGCCAAACAGAAGACTGCGAAGGTTGGTTACAATAGTACGCTTCATAACAATTACGATGCATTTTCCAAAGATACCACCTGGTTCTGCTCTTTCTGCAAAAACTACAGCCATACGTGGAAATTAGGTGATCTCTTTGGACCATATTTCATTGAGGGGTTGACATTGCGTAAGAAGAAGTACCCCAAAGTAATTGAAGGCCAAGTTGTTGAATCTACATCTCCAAATGAGGTTGGTAGATTCAAGAAACGTCCTCCAAGACGAGAATCCACTTCAGACGTTCCTGGAGAGTCTAAAAAG